DNA from Corynebacterium aurimucosum ATCC 700975:
TGAACCGCACTCCGATGGGCAAGCGCACCGAGGTTGTCATCGATGGGCATTCGCCCGAGCGCTACCTTCCGCGTGTGCAGTCGAAATCGATCATGGAGGATGCTGAGTTTGATAGCGTGCTGGCCTCCCACGAACTGGAGCCGGAGCTGTTGACGGCGAAGACTGTGCACCAGTTCTTTGCTGACCGCCGCGAGCGCTTTGTCGGCATCGTTGAATACGCGCTCAACAAACAGGTAGTGCGTGACGTGGACGAGGCGAACCTCTCTGGTGGCGAGGAGGGGCCGCAGGCCTTTGCTCGTTAAGGTTCCATCTCCACGTGGGCTAAAGGTCGTGTCCACGGTGCTGCTGCTGGGCATGACCGCGCTGGGGGTTGTGGGGTGCTCATCGCTGGGACGCGGTGAGCCCGTCTTAACGCAAGACATCACCGCCCTCCCTGAGTCAGAAATTGACCTGGCCCGGGCGAGCGAGGAAAACCGCCTGCGGCTCATTGATCCGCAATTCGCCAATGAAGTCACCGTTGTTGGGGACCGCTGGGGAATAGACTCGGCACGCTTATTCTTCAAGGAGAGCAATACGCTGATCCTCGCCGAGGAGACAGATGCTGCGGCCTTGCGGGCGGCGACGTTGAGCGTGTCGCAGCGCGTTCCCATGGTGACCTACGATGCCTCGATCCGCCCACAAATTTCACAACTGCTCAATGACCTTGATGTGGACCAAATTCTGGTTATCGGCAACGTCCCGTGGGCTAGGCAGAACGGGCAACGCGAGGTCATCCACGACCCAGGAAACACCAAGGCGTTGGGGGAGTACACGGCTTTTCGTTTTGATTCCAAAGTGGTGATGAACCGTGAGCGCATGGTTGATAACATCGCGCGCTTGGATTCCTCCACGAAAACGGAGCTCAAGGCCGCGTGGGAGCCGCTGCCGCAGCACCTCACTAAGGAAAAGATGCCGGCGATTCCCGCGCAAGCGCGCCGTGATGCGCAAATGGCACCGGTTATCGTGGCGACGAAAGATAGTCCCTTGGCCAATGTGGTGAATGCCACCGCATATGGCGGTACGGTGTTCGTGATGGAGGACCCGGATCCGACGGCGACGAAGGCTGGCGCGGCGATTACAGCGGGGCTATCAGACGGGCCGATCGTGGCCCTTGGGCCGGAATTCGGTTCGGTGACAGAATTCACGCATAAAATCACTCAGGGCTGGAAAGAATAAACTACACTTCTCGGCATCTCCAATTCTGACTAGTAAAGGAAGTTATGTCGAAGCCGGTCGTTCTTATCGCCGATAAGCTTGCAGAATCCACCGTCGATGCTCTCGGGGACACCGTCGAGGTCCGCTGGGTAGATGGTCCAAATCGCGCGGAGCTGCTCGCCGCGGTGCCGGAGGCTGACGCCCTCCTCGTCCGCTCTGCCACGACCGTGGATGCGGAGGTGCTGGCCGCCGCAGAGAACCTGAAGATCGTGGGCCGCGCTGGTGTCGGTTTGGATAATGTTGATATCCCCGCTGCCACCGAGCGAGGCGTCATGGTTGTTAACGCGCCGACCTCCAACATTCACTCCGCTTGTGAGCAGGCCATCGCGCTGCTTCTAGCCACCGCCCGCCAGGTGCCGGCAGCAGATCAGTCCCTGCGCCAGGGCGAGTGGAAGCGTTCCTCCTTCAAGGGCGTCGAGATCTATGGCAAGACCATCGGCATCGTGGGCTTCGGCCACATCGGCCAGCTCTTCGCACAGCGCTTGCTGGCTTTTGAGACCACCGTCATCGCCCACGATCCTTATGCCAACCCGGCTCGCGCAGCGGCGCTGGGCGTGGAGCTAGTGAGCCTTGAAGAGCTCATGTCGCGCTCTGATTTCGTGACCATTCACCTGCCCAAGACGCCGGAGACCGCCGGCATGTTTGATGCTGAACTCCTGGCTAAGGCTAAGAAGGGGCAGATCATCATCAACGCCGCCCGCGGCGGCCTCGTGGATGAGGCTGCGCTGGCTGAGTCCATCAAGTCGGGGCACCACCGCGGCGCCGGTTTCGATGTTTATGCTTCCGAGCCGTGCACGGATTCCCCGCTCTTCGAACTCCCACAGGTCACCGTGTCACCGCACCTGGGTGCTTCCACGGTAGAAGCGCAGGACCGTGCAGGTACCGACGTAGCCGCGTCGGTCTTGAAGGCGCTGGCCGGTGAGTTTGTGGCCGACGCCGTCAACGTTGAGGGCGGCAAGGTTGGCGAGGAAGTATCCGGCTGGCTGGATCTGACGCGCAAGCTGGGTCTCGTTGCAGGAAACCTCCTGGGTGCTGCGCCCGTCGCCATCGAGGTGGAGGCTTGTGGCGAGCTAGCCAATGAAGAAGTCTCTGCGCTTGGTTTGTCTGCCGTTCGCGGTGTGTTCTCCGGCGTGGTTTCGGAGACCGTTACTTTCGTCAACGCCATGAAGATCGCCGCAAGCCGCGGCGTGACCGTAGATGTCAAGACCAACGTGGAGTCGAAGGGTCACCGTTCTTCGGTGCGGGTCAAGGTCATTGGCCCCAACGGCAAGGTATCGCAGTTGACTGGCGCTCTGACCGGAATCGATGGGGTGGAGAAGATCATCCGCATCAATGGCCGCGGCGTCGACATGCGCGCTACCGGCCGCAACCTCTTCTTCTCCTACAAGGATGCCCCGGGCGCACTGGGTACCGTGGGCACCAAGCTGGGTGCTGCTGGCATCAACATCGTGGCTGCCGCCCTGACCCAGGGCAAGGATGCCTCCGATGCTGTGCTCATCCTGCGCGTCGAACGTGAGGTGCCGGAGGAGCTGGTCGACGAAATCAACGCGGCGCTGGGTGCTACCTGCCGCCAGCTCGTCCTGAATGCATAGCCCACAGCGTTAAGCCTTTCGCAGCAGCCCCCGTGAAGGATCGTCCGCGGTTCTTCACGGGGGTTTTGCCGTCGCCGGAGTCGAGAGGGTGGTACCCTCACAAGTATCCAATATGTGAGAAAGGAATCCCACAAAATGAAACTGGCAGTGATTGGCGGCGACGGCATTGGTCCCGAGGTAACCGCGGAGGCATTGAAGGTCCTGCGTGCGGTTCGCCAGGATGTCGAGGTTACTGATTATGACCTCGGTGCGAGGCGCTACCTGCGCAACGGGGAGCTGCTTAGCGACGCCGACTTTGCCTCCCTGCGCGAGCACGACGCAATCCTGCTCGGCGCGATCGGTGCGCCCGGTGAGGTTCCACCCGGCGTGCTGGAGCGCGGCCTGCTGCTAAAGATGCGTTTTGCCTTGGATCACCACGTCAACCTGCGCCCCTCCAAGCTGTATCCGACGTCCACCTCGCCGCTGGCAAACCCGGGCGATATCGACTTCGTCGTCGTCCGTGAAGGCACTGAGGGATTGTACTGTGGAAACGGCGGCACGCTGCGCGAAGGCACCGAACATGAGGTGGCCTCGGAAGTTTCCCAGAACACGCGTTTCGGAGTAGAACGTGTGGTGCGCGATGCATTCCAGCGTGCAATGGGACGCCGCAAGCACGTGACACTGGTGCACAAGACCAATGTCCTGGTGAACGCCGGTGGGCTCTGGCAGCGCACCGTGAACGAGGTGGCTCAGGAATTCCCGGAGGTTACCGTCGATTACAACCACATCGACGCCGCAACCATCTACATGGTCACCGATCCCGCGCGCTATGACGTCATCGTGACCGATAACCTCTTTGGCGACATCCTGACTGACTTGGCAGGTGCTGTGACCGGCGGTATTGGCTTGGCCGCCTCCGGAAACATTGACGCCTCCGGCGCTAACCCCTCCATGTTTGAACCGGTTCACGGTTCCGCACCGGATATCGCGGGCAAGGGCATCGCGGATCCCACCGCGGCGATCCTGTCGGCGGCGATGCTGCTGCGCCACCTTGGTGATGAGGAAAACGCCGTGCGCATCGAAGAGGCCGTGGCGGCCGATGTTTCCGCCCGCGGTGATGCACAGGCGCGCACCACTGAAATTGGTGATCGAATCGCCGCCGCGCTCAGTGCTTAGCGCTGTATGGTTGGCGCATGAGCGTCGAAATAGACGAAGTCACTAGCTTCCTCGCACAGCATGAGCCCTTCTCCCGTCTGCCGGAGGAAGAGCTCACCGCACTCTCTTCACAGCTGAGCATGATCTACCTGCGTCGTGGGGATATTCCCATAAAGATGGGGGAAGAGAATGCTCATCTCCACATCATCCGCACCGGTGCGATTGATGTGGTGGGAGAGGATAACGTGTTGCTGGATCGCCGCGAATCTGGCCTTACTTTTGGCTACTCCACATTGCAGGGAGAGCCGGTCTCCGCCTATGAGATGGTCGCGGTGGAGGATAGCCTCGTCTTTACTCTTGAGCAGGAGGCCTTTAGCCAACTCGCTGAACGCAACCCTGACATCGCGCGTTTCTTTTCAGCGCAGTCCCGTCAGATCCGAGCGGCAGCGCGGGAGCTTACCGATTCCGCACCAACAGACGTGCTCCGCACGCCGCTGCGGGAGCTCATTCGGACCGACGTGTTGACGGCGCCAGCCGCAACCACCATCCGCGAAGCTGCTCTGCTGATGACAGAACATGGCGTTTCTTCATTACTCGTCGTGGAATCGGGCGAGGAGACAGACAAGCGACTCACGGGAATCCTGACCGACCGCGATCTGCGAACTCGGGTGCTCGCCGCCCAGCGCGACCCTGCCGCGCCGGTGGGGGAGATCATGACGCCTCAGCCCCTCACGGTATCGGCGGATGCCCCAGCCATGGAAGCACTCTTGCACATGGCCGAGCGCGGAATCCACCATTTGCCGGTGGTCAAAGAAGGCGCCCTGCAGGGGATTGTTACGCAGTCGGACGTTACCCGGCTGCTGCACAATGATCCGGTCTACCTTGCGGCGGATCTTTCACGGCGCTCCAGTGTTGCAGAGCTGAATGGTGCCTTCAACGAAGCCACGCGCTTGGCTGGGCGCTTCGTGGAGCGCGGCTCGACACCGGCGGAAGCCTCGAGCTTGGTCACGCTTGCCGCCGATGCTGTGGCACGGCGCCTGTGCACGCTCGCGGAGGAGGAACTTGGTCCTCCGCCTGTGGAGTATGCCTTTGTGGCCGTGGGCTCGCAGGGAAGGCGAGAGATGGCGCTGGCCTCAGACCAAGATAATGCGCTAGTCCTCGCGGATGATTTCGATGCCGCTGAGTATGGAGAGTATTTCGCGCGGCTTAGTTCCTTTGTGTGCCAGGGCTTAGCCGACGCCGGGCAGGTCCTGTGTCCTGGGGACATGATGGCCATGACTGCTCAGTGGCGGATGACGCGCTCCCAATGGATCGATACCTTCCGTCGGTGGATTCGAGACCCTCAACCGAAGGCGCTGCTCAACGCGCAGATTTTCTTCGACTTCCGGGTGCTCTATGGAAGCGAGGCGCTGGGCCGGGACGTTCACACTGCTGCCGTAGAGATGGGTCAAGGGGCAACGCGCTTGCACGCCCACCTGGCTAGCTTGGCCGCGCGCCGTGAGCCGCCGCTGACTTTGTTTCGGGGGCTCGTGGTGGAGCGCGATGGTGACTACGCAAACACTCTCGATATCAAGAAGGGAGGAACAGCGGGCATCGTGCAGATGGCCCGTCTCTTCGCACTGGCTTCCGGATCCACTGTGGTGGACACGCGCCAGCGGCTCAGGGAAGCGGCCGGTAATGCGGTGAGCCGACAGGGCGCGCAGGAGCTTCTCGACGCCTTCGACTACCTGCGGTCCCTGTCCTTCCAGCATCAAGCCCGCCAGCTGCGGGAAGGCCAGCAGCCGGATTATCACATCGACCCCAAGGGTCTCGGCCGCATGGAGCGAGAACACCTGCGCGATGCTTTCCGTGCCATCAAGTCGATGCAGAATGCCTTGGCCACGAAGTATCCGGTGAGGAATATTTAGATGTGGAGCCCCTGGAGTCGGCGCGCGGACTGGGGTGCGCCAGGGTTAAGCACCCCGCTCGATGATCTGAATTTGCTTGCCGTAGACATGGAGACCACGAGTCTAGACCCGCGAAGAGGAAAGATTGTCTCCATTGGCTGGGTGCCGGTTAACGGGGGAGTCATCGACTTATCCGGTGCCGGTTATACCGTGGTGCGCGGCGCGCAGGTGGCCGAGGATGCACATGTCCACTTGCTGACGCAGGAGGTCATTGATGCCGGTGAGGAGCTAGATAGCGCGGTGGCGCAATTGCGCCAGGCTCTGCAGGGACGCGCGCTACTCGCGCATTTCGCGGCCTTGGAGGTGGGGTTCATTGAAGCTGCCTCCCGTGAGGTCTTTGGGCAGCGCCCGCGCCTGAGCGTGGTTGATACCTTTGCACTCGAGCGGCGCCACATGGAGCGCATGGGAACTTATCCGCGCGGCGAGGATCTACGCCTGCCCCGCGTGCGCGCGCGTTATGGCCTACCGCGTTATGGAAGCCACAATGCGCTCAGTGATGCCTTGGCCTGTGCTGAGTTATATCTTGCGCAGCGGGGACGCACGCGGGCGGTGACTTTAGGGGACGTCGCCCAGCGCTAGGTCTGCCCAGCGCTAGGTCTGCGCGAAGGGGCTCGTCGTGGAGCTTGATGACCGCAGAAGCATTGAAATCTTTGCAACCTTTACTTAAGACCCCTGAACGCTAGTTAAAAATCCTTGCGAGTAGTATGGCCGTTATGCGTTTAGGACGAATTGCTCACACCGAAGGTATCTGTTTCGCCATCATTGATGGCCCAGCCGACGCCCCGCTTGACCAGCTGGTGGCTAAGGAAATTTCCGGCACGCCGTTTACCCCACCGGAGCCGACTGGCCGCGAGTGGCCGCTGAGTGAGGTGCGCTTGTTGGCGCCGACCCTGCCCACCAAGGTCGTGGCTCTGGGCCGCAACTACGCCGACCACGTGGCGGAGGTCTTCAAGGAATCCGCGGAGCACCTGCCGCCGACGATCTTTATCAAGCCCTCCACCGCAGTCATTGGCCCCGGTGCACCCATCAAGATTCCGGAGTTCGCTACCAACGTTGAGTTCGAGGGGGAGCTCGCCGTGGTGATCTCCAAGGTGTCAAAGAATATTGATCCAGAGAAGTGGCGCGATCACGTCGTTGGCTACACGATCTGTAACGATGTTTCTTCGCGTGACCTGCAGTTCCAGGATGGCCAGTGGGCACGTGCGAAGGGCATCGACACCTTCTGCCCGCTGGGCCCGTGGATTGAGACGGACTTGGACTGCATCAATCTCGATGACCAGAAGATTAACGCCTACCTCACGCACGATGGCAAGCGTGAGCAGAAGCAGGATTCCAATACGGATCAGATGATTGTGAAGATGGGCCACATCATCGCTGAGATCTCGCAGTCCTACACGCTTCTGCCGGGCGATGTCATCACTACGGGTTCCCCGGCTGGCACGGCACCGATGGTGCCGGGCGATACCATCGAAATTGAGATCCCCGGCGTGGGCAGCCTGGCCAACCCGATTGAGCGCGCTTAGATGCTGCTCTAAAGGTTGAGCGCGCGCAAGATGGTGCGCAGCTTAGCCGTGGTTTCCTGAAGTTCGGCCGTCGGGTCGGAGTCCACGACGATTCCTCCGCCTGCCCACGCGCGGGCGGAGAGGCCATCGCCGGCCACCTCGGCGCACCGGATGGCTACCATGTATTCGCCGTCGCCGGAATCATCGCACCAGCCCACCGCGCCGGCGTAGAAGCCGCGATCGGTTTCAGCGGTTTCGATCAGCGCTTGTGCGGCCTCAGTGGGGGTGCCACAAATAGCAGGGGTGGGGTAGACTAACTCGGCCAACTCGAGCGCAGTGATGTCAGAATCCTTGAGGGTTCCCGCAATCGGGGTGCCCAGATGCCACATCTCATTGGTGGAGGTGAGCTGCGGGGCCGTGGGAGCATCGAGGGTCTCGCACAAAGGCTGCAGAATACGGCGGATGTGATCTACCACGAAAGCATGTTCGCGCAGGTCCTTTGCGGAGTTGTGGAGGTCTTGGCCCGCTTTGATATCGCGTGCCTTATCGGCCTGTCGGGGGGCGGAGCCGGCCAAAGGGAAGGCCGTGACCGTCGAACCTTGTTTCTTGATCAACACTTCCGGCGAGGAGCCCACGAACATCGCTCCGGGGCGCCCTGCCGGGGTGAGATCTGCGATGAAGCCATCGCGGTGGGAAGATAAATCAATCAGCCGCGCGGCAACGAGGAGTGGATCCACCGGGGCATTGAACTCAATGTCGACGGCGCGTGCAAGCACCACCTTATCCAGCTTGGAGGCCTCGATCGTGGCAATGGCCGCCTCGATGCGACGCAGGTGCTCCTCCGGCTCTGGGTCAAACCCAGTCACGCGCGCGTTGAGCGTGCCGCTGCGGTAATAGGCGTGTGGTTCGAGGGGGCCCTCCTCGCGGATGATGCTGCGCGGCACGGTTAGTGCCGCGGGGTCACCCTTGTGGAAGGGAAGCGCGCCGACAACCATGGGTGCCGTGCCGGAACGCAGAGCAGATACGGCGGCGTTGACGTCGCTGAAGGTGGCCACTGAGCCTTGGGTACGCACAGACCCCGTCGCGCGGGACAGGAGGAAGTCAGGGGCGGTAGAGGGTCTGTTTTCACACATAAGGAATAACTCTAGTTGTTTGCTGCGCTAGCGCCGAAACCAGATCCCCCTCCTTGCAGGCTGTGCGCATGGCCATAGTGCTAGTCGCGCTTGCGCGGACGGAAGAATTGCACGGCGATGAAAAGCCCAATTCCGAGCAGTAGGGCCAGGGATCCCATGCCCGCCAGAAAGCCCGCCCAGAAGCCCACCATCGGGGCTCCATAGCTCATAGCCTGGATGTTTTCGCCGTCAGCATACTGTTCCGGCGCATCAGATGTCGGGCGTTGTGCCGCTGCTTCTTTCCTGGCATTCCTTTCGCGATTGGACGCGGCGCTGCGCGTTGAGTCCTTGGCGTCGGCGGCAGACGAGCTGCGCGGCGTCCCACGCTGTGCTGAATCTCTCTGTCCTTGTGCAGTGTGGGCTGTAGCGTTGGGCGCCGGACTACGGCCTTGTGCGGTCGCAGAGTTGGCAGCGGTTGGCTCTTTCGACCCTGTTTCTTTCTGCGGCTTCGTTTCCTTCCGCGCGCTGGCCCGCGTGGAGCGCTCTGTGTTCTTTTCCTCCTTCGCATTCTTCGCATCGGAGGGTTTTCCGCCTTTGAAGAAGGTATCGGCCTCTTTGAAGGTCTTGTCCATTGTCTTATCTAACTGTGCAATGGCCTTGGATGTATCGTTGATGTCCTTAGCCAGCTGCTGGGGGCGGTTCTTCGGGCTTCCCGAGCCACCGCTGCCACCTTCGCCCGAGCCCCACTTCAGCTGGCAAAGCTCTGAGGTATCCGCGCCACCGACTAGGAAAGGCACATCAATAGAGTGCTCGGAACCATCGTTGAGGGTGAAGGTAAAAGTGGCAGCATAAGCACCCGGCTCGCTAAAGATGATCCCGGTGTGGCTGTGGAAGTGATCAGGGTAGTCCCACGTGATATCTGGGTTTTCGGAGTCAAAGAGCACGGTGGGGTCAGCACCCAAGGAGTTCTGAAAGCCCACCATGCGTCCGCCTTCTGGGCCGCTGTGTAGCGTCAAGGATAAAGTGGCATCGGCCGCAGTGGCCTCATCGAGGTAGCTGGTGTTGAAGCCCAACCAAGGGATATTCGGATCTTGGGTTTGGGGGATTTGCCAACCGCTCGATGGAATATCGCTCCCCGCTGATTCATCGAAAGCGGCGTTGCTACCCACTTCTACGTAGAACTCCCCGGAGGCATAGTCCTTACCGGATTCATCATCGCGGGCTATGAAGGACAGGGCCCCGGAGTCACCGACCAAAGCGAGGTCTTGGTGCCCGCGGCTGAAGGCGTGTAGGGAGTCAGCATCACAGGAAGTGTCGCTCGCCTGCTCGGCGGCGATGGCGGGCGGTGCAGTGAGAATCAGCGTCGGGGAGCTGAGCGCTAGAGCAGCGGCTGCAGTCAAGGCGAGGGGACGGTAGTTTATGCGTGTCATTGAGAGAATGTTCATGCGGACAAGGTCTCCTTTGGGGTGTGTGATGTTGAGGTGGATGCGGAAGCGCGGCGGGAGTGCACAAGAGGGGAGAGCACCCACGCCACGAGGAAGCAGGCGGTGAGGAGCAGAACGATGGTGGCACCGGCGGGCAGGTCGATGGCCCATGCCAGGTAGATTCCGAAGAAGCTACCCATGGAGCCAATCGCCGCAGCTGCGATCATCATCGAGCCCAGCGAGTCACAGAGCAGGCGGGCAGTCGCGGCCGGGGTGATAAGCAGAGCGAGGACGAGAACGTTGCCGATGGTGCCCACGGAGATAACTACTGCGCCCGTAACACAGAGGTAGAGCACGATGTCCAGAGCAAAGACGGGAAGACCCATCGCGCGGGCGGTTTCCTTGTCCAAGCACGTAGCGGTGAGCTGGGGGCCAAGGAGAAGAACTGTGGCCACGATGAGCACCGTGACGGTGAACGCGGTGTAGAGGTCCGCGCGGGAGACACCCGTGAGCGAGCCGAAGAGAAAGCTGGTGAGCGAGGCTGTATAGCCGTCTACCCGGGAGATGATCACCATGCCGAGGGCGAAGG
Protein-coding regions in this window:
- a CDS encoding isochorismate synthase — translated: MCENRPSTAPDFLLSRATGSVRTQGSVATFSDVNAAVSALRSGTAPMVVGALPFHKGDPAALTVPRSIIREEGPLEPHAYYRSGTLNARVTGFDPEPEEHLRRIEAAIATIEASKLDKVVLARAVDIEFNAPVDPLLVAARLIDLSSHRDGFIADLTPAGRPGAMFVGSSPEVLIKKQGSTVTAFPLAGSAPRQADKARDIKAGQDLHNSAKDLREHAFVVDHIRRILQPLCETLDAPTAPQLTSTNEMWHLGTPIAGTLKDSDITALELAELVYPTPAICGTPTEAAQALIETAETDRGFYAGAVGWCDDSGDGEYMVAIRCAEVAGDGLSARAWAGGGIVVDSDPTAELQETTAKLRTILRALNL
- the serA gene encoding phosphoglycerate dehydrogenase — translated: MSKPVVLIADKLAESTVDALGDTVEVRWVDGPNRAELLAAVPEADALLVRSATTVDAEVLAAAENLKIVGRAGVGLDNVDIPAATERGVMVVNAPTSNIHSACEQAIALLLATARQVPAADQSLRQGEWKRSSFKGVEIYGKTIGIVGFGHIGQLFAQRLLAFETTVIAHDPYANPARAAALGVELVSLEELMSRSDFVTIHLPKTPETAGMFDAELLAKAKKGQIIINAARGGLVDEAALAESIKSGHHRGAGFDVYASEPCTDSPLFELPQVTVSPHLGASTVEAQDRAGTDVAASVLKALAGEFVADAVNVEGGKVGEEVSGWLDLTRKLGLVAGNLLGAAPVAIEVEACGELANEEVSALGLSAVRGVFSGVVSETVTFVNAMKIAASRGVTVDVKTNVESKGHRSSVRVKVIGPNGKVSQLTGALTGIDGVEKIIRINGRGVDMRATGRNLFFSYKDAPGALGTVGTKLGAAGINIVAAALTQGKDASDAVLILRVEREVPEELVDEINAALGATCRQLVLNA
- a CDS encoding anchored repeat-type ABC transporter permease subunit, with the protein product MIDISLIEFFQDLTNPHLDFLARAVGISILAAIVCGVVGCYVVLRGMSFIGDAVSHAVFPGLAIAFVLQGSVLLGGAVAGCTVAVLIACFSQRRTVREDSVIGIFFAAAFALGMVIISRVDGYTASLTSFLFGSLTGVSRADLYTAFTVTVLIVATVLLLGPQLTATCLDKETARAMGLPVFALDIVLYLCVTGAVVISVGTIGNVLVLALLITPAATARLLCDSLGSMMIAAAAIGSMGSFFGIYLAWAIDLPAGATIVLLLTACFLVAWVLSPLVHSRRASASTSTSHTPKETLSA
- a CDS encoding 3-isopropylmalate dehydrogenase, whose product is MKLAVIGGDGIGPEVTAEALKVLRAVRQDVEVTDYDLGARRYLRNGELLSDADFASLREHDAILLGAIGAPGEVPPGVLERGLLLKMRFALDHHVNLRPSKLYPTSTSPLANPGDIDFVVVREGTEGLYCGNGGTLREGTEHEVASEVSQNTRFGVERVVRDAFQRAMGRRKHVTLVHKTNVLVNAGGLWQRTVNEVAQEFPEVTVDYNHIDAATIYMVTDPARYDVIVTDNLFGDILTDLAGAVTGGIGLAASGNIDASGANPSMFEPVHGSAPDIAGKGIADPTAAILSAAMLLRHLGDEENAVRIEEAVAADVSARGDAQARTTEIGDRIAAALSA
- a CDS encoding fumarylacetoacetate hydrolase family protein; translated protein: MRLGRIAHTEGICFAIIDGPADAPLDQLVAKEISGTPFTPPEPTGREWPLSEVRLLAPTLPTKVVALGRNYADHVAEVFKESAEHLPPTIFIKPSTAVIGPGAPIKIPEFATNVEFEGELAVVISKVSKNIDPEKWRDHVVGYTICNDVSSRDLQFQDGQWARAKGIDTFCPLGPWIETDLDCINLDDQKINAYLTHDGKREQKQDSNTDQMIVKMGHIIAEISQSYTLLPGDVITTGSPAGTAPMVPGDTIEIEIPGVGSLANPIERA
- a CDS encoding choice-of-anchor M domain-containing protein; the encoded protein is MNILSMTRINYRPLALTAAAALALSSPTLILTAPPAIAAEQASDTSCDADSLHAFSRGHQDLALVGDSGALSFIARDDESGKDYASGEFYVEVGSNAAFDESAGSDIPSSGWQIPQTQDPNIPWLGFNTSYLDEATAADATLSLTLHSGPEGGRMVGFQNSLGADPTVLFDSENPDITWDYPDHFHSHTGIIFSEPGAYAATFTFTLNDGSEHSIDVPFLVGGADTSELCQLKWGSGEGGSGGSGSPKNRPQQLAKDINDTSKAIAQLDKTMDKTFKEADTFFKGGKPSDAKNAKEEKNTERSTRASARKETKPQKETGSKEPTAANSATAQGRSPAPNATAHTAQGQRDSAQRGTPRSSSAADAKDSTRSAASNRERNARKEAAAQRPTSDAPEQYADGENIQAMSYGAPMVGFWAGFLAGMGSLALLLGIGLFIAVQFFRPRKRD
- a CDS encoding DUF294 nucleotidyltransferase-like domain-containing protein encodes the protein MSVEIDEVTSFLAQHEPFSRLPEEELTALSSQLSMIYLRRGDIPIKMGEENAHLHIIRTGAIDVVGEDNVLLDRRESGLTFGYSTLQGEPVSAYEMVAVEDSLVFTLEQEAFSQLAERNPDIARFFSAQSRQIRAAARELTDSAPTDVLRTPLRELIRTDVLTAPAATTIREAALLMTEHGVSSLLVVESGEETDKRLTGILTDRDLRTRVLAAQRDPAAPVGEIMTPQPLTVSADAPAMEALLHMAERGIHHLPVVKEGALQGIVTQSDVTRLLHNDPVYLAADLSRRSSVAELNGAFNEATRLAGRFVERGSTPAEASSLVTLAADAVARRLCTLAEEELGPPPVEYAFVAVGSQGRREMALASDQDNALVLADDFDAAEYGEYFARLSSFVCQGLADAGQVLCPGDMMAMTAQWRMTRSQWIDTFRRWIRDPQPKALLNAQIFFDFRVLYGSEALGRDVHTAAVEMGQGATRLHAHLASLAARREPPLTLFRGLVVERDGDYANTLDIKKGGTAGIVQMARLFALASGSTVVDTRQRLREAAGNAVSRQGAQELLDAFDYLRSLSFQHQARQLREGQQPDYHIDPKGLGRMEREHLRDAFRAIKSMQNALATKYPVRNI
- a CDS encoding exonuclease domain-containing protein, whose protein sequence is MWSPWSRRADWGAPGLSTPLDDLNLLAVDMETTSLDPRRGKIVSIGWVPVNGGVIDLSGAGYTVVRGAQVAEDAHVHLLTQEVIDAGEELDSAVAQLRQALQGRALLAHFAALEVGFIEAASREVFGQRPRLSVVDTFALERRHMERMGTYPRGEDLRLPRVRARYGLPRYGSHNALSDALACAELYLAQRGRTRAVTLGDVAQR